GGGATCGGAACATCAAACAAAAGTTGCCGGCCAGCTTTTGGATGAGTCGAAGCAGATTATTGAGTTCATGACGGGTCTCACGGGAGCCGCGAGTTCCCAAGACATTCTTGCGGCGCTGCGCCTGGTGCTTGAGCGTAAGTTCGGCGCCGACAACATAAGCGTGGGCACACAGGATACTCCGGATGATTCACTCAAACCGATGGAGCTTCGGGAGGAAAAAGCGGGCGAGAGCACCCTTTACAGAATCAACCTTCTGAATTTCGGATCAGGCATTGTGACCGTGAAGTGTCCGGGTAACGCCTTCTCCCGCAATGTAGTCAGGCTCGCGATTGACGAACTGAAGAGCAGTCTCGTCACCAAACTCCCCGTTCTGCAACGGGAGGCCGAACTCATGCGCGGTGAGCTCGACAAGGCGAAGAGCGACCTCGCCTCGATGAGGGATTCGGTCGATAAGGTGCCGTCTTCGATGAGGAGTGCGCGCATCAAAATCGACAACGCGCTCTCGCGACTTCCATTCATACAGGGTGAAGACCGGCTTCTCCAGGAAATAAGACTGCAGCTCGCCGCGGCGGTAAAGGACATTTCCCAGGACGTCGACACTTCGACGAAGAACCAGGACGACATTTTTGAAGATGTCCGGGCGACTATAACGGGTCGCGAGGGCTCCAAGGCAAAATTCAAGAAGATCGACATATCCGTCCTGACCGACTTCAAAGCTCCTGGAACATCCTTTGACCTGATAAAAGATCTCATCGTCAACTTTCTTATGGTCGCGGATGTCAGAGAGAGCGAAGTCATATTGATGACTGCACAGCCGAGTCCGGGCGAAGCGGCAAGCGGGAAGGGTAAGCATGTCAGCGTAAGACTGATCGCGCCTGAAGATGATATGGTACACGACGATCCGATCAGGAACAATGTCAGTATCCAGACACTCATCGCGAATGTGGAGAAGATGGGTTACGAGGTCGACACGCGCGCGCTCGGCAACGAACTCACTCTTGATATTTGTGAAGTAAGGTCGGTCGAGGGTTCTTCGCAGCAGACCATCAGAGCGCTGCTCGTCGAAGATGACCAGGTCCTGGCGCACGAGGAATCGCAGAAGCTGATAGAGGTTTTCACACTCCTGAAAGTGGCAAGCGATGCGGTGGAGGCTGCAATGATAATCGAGTCCGCGAAATTCGACATAGCGTTCGTGGACTTGACCCTTCCAGCAGTCAATGGAAGGGAGCTCTGCCAACAAATCAAGAAAGAACAACCAGCCTGTATCACGGTTCTTCTCACCAATCGTGAGGGTGAGGAGAGATCGGAAGGAGTCGACCGCATCCTTGAAAGGCCGCTCGACACAAGAGTCTTAAGTAGTCTCACCAGGAAATAATCCCGCCAACCAGATCCGAGACGGCATATGTCCCCCAAACTCTCTCTTTGCATGATCGTAAGAAACGAACAGGATTATTTACCCAAATGTCTCGCAAGTGTAAAGGGTATTGTCGATGAGATAGTGGTCGTCGACACCGGCTCGACGGACAATACGCTGCGCATCGCCGAACAGCATGGCGCCCGCGTGGTCAACCAGAAATGGGGGAATGATTTCTCAAGCGCGCGTAACAAATCCCTGGAGCTTGCCACCGGCGATTGGATCTTGGTACTGGACGCGGATGAGGAACTATCACCGGAAACACGGGCAAAGATCAAATCACTGATCAGCGGAACGAAAGCCGACGGATTGGAAGTGTGTGTTAGGAGCCAACTCCCTGAGGGTGATGCCGCAGTCTTCGAGGACACGATCCTGGTCCGGTTGTTCAGGAACAAGAAGGATTACCGCTACTTTCTGCCCATTCACGAACAGATTAGACAATCAATTGAGAGACACGGCGGGACAATAGCGCCGTCCGACTTGATGATAACGCATCACGGCTACGCAAAAGGAGAGGTGCAGGGCATAGAATCGCGGGCGGAGCGTAATCTGAAACTGCTCTATTCAACTTTGACTGATTCGAAA
The Candidatus Kryptoniota bacterium DNA segment above includes these coding regions:
- a CDS encoding glycosyltransferase encodes the protein MSPKLSLCMIVRNEQDYLPKCLASVKGIVDEIVVVDTGSTDNTLRIAEQHGARVVNQKWGNDFSSARNKSLELATGDWILVLDADEELSPETRAKIKSLISGTKADGLEVCVRSQLPEGDAAVFEDTILVRLFRNKKDYRYFLPIHEQIRQSIERHGGTIAPSDLMITHHGYAKGEVQGIESRAERNLKLLYSTLTDSKDNPYIHYQLGATLMSVGKRDEAYEHLTKVLRMDYTGLGSSILDKLYMKISQLSLERNKFGEAIEFAEKSLEHNPHNEISQYVAAIGYLSNKQIKEGYSYLLRIRETRDGNLRIGAQLSDLISACEKALNI